A window of the Lactuca sativa cultivar Salinas chromosome 7, Lsat_Salinas_v11, whole genome shotgun sequence genome harbors these coding sequences:
- the LOC111913960 gene encoding uncharacterized protein LOC111913960: protein MADSLLSSIATFHTTMIIVTDPTKFSFIGSIPDTMLARVSAASNVLQQYRKIPSSGPRELTPAMVRSIKEADKPAKRGKRTETQKKGNVVKPTKGQTPKKRKSDKAAPSQPKKKQQKKPARRLILQSSSDSDLEYVPPQNKSTAPSESDSDSSNDEASGHGDTPPRSPTPEIPVRSQSTSPPPVTIPISIPPIFLIPTSQPSTTIPIPTPIFIDTTTTTGAHSIAPTPPVTTEPPVTTEPPTTTKPLSPTPSTDTTPVLGDDDEPITKRHLKAVNDKLDQLLSSSSSGAYSNAALKALFSSIGQEHNSSLTAAAKAIEASASQCQKASLDVEVSTKECKEATAKVDKLISEAHLFLDSLQVAAQKNSQTVNASVDNLQCSLQAERSNLEAARQAIEASNATLHNNVNDGLTQLNAELAVENRIMDELDRRTSQLKMQNLKLRTATTELNDLKSEREDPAKPFQKTKPFDKELEEKFKKQTAELE from the exons atggcggattctcttctctcctccatcGCCACCTTTCACACAACCATGATTATCGTTACAGATCCCACTAAGTTCTCCTTCATTGGATCCATCCCTGACACCATGCTTGCCCGTGTGTCTGCAGCAAGCAATGTTCTGCAACAATACAGAAAGATTCCTTCTTCGGGTCCAAGGGAGctcacaccagccatggttcgcTCCATTAAAGAGGCTGATAAGCCAGCAAAGAGGGGAAAGAGAACCGAAACCCAAAAAAAAGGGAATGTCGTTAAACCAACCAAGGGTCAAACCCCCAAGAAGAGAAAATCAGACAAAGCTGCTCCTTCACAGCCTAAGAAGAAGCAACAGAAGAAGCCCGCTCGGAGACTCATACTCCAATCTTCAAGCGATTCAGACTTAGAGTATGTTCCTCCCCAAAACAAATCTACTGCTCCTTCAGAATCTGACAGCGACAGCTCTAATGATGAGGCTTCGGGTCATGGTGATACCCCGCCTCGCTCGCCTACCCCAGAAATTCCAGTTCGCTCCCAATCTACTTCTCCTCCACCTGTAACCATCCCAATATCCATCCCTCCAATATTTCTTATCCCTACCTCTCAACCATCAACCACTATTCCCATCCCTACTCCAATCTTCATAGACACTACCACTACTACAGGGGCTCATTCTATCGCTCCCACCCCACCTGTTACAACCGAACCACCAGTAACGACCGAACCTCCTACCACTACCAAACCCTTATCACCTACTCCATCTACTGACACCACCCCAGTtctaggcg acgatgatgaaccTATTACCAAGCGTCATCTCAAAGCAGTCAACGATAAACTTGATCAActgctttcctcctcttcctctgggGCTTATTCAAATGCTGCTCTCAAGGCATTGTTCTCCTCTATTGGTCAAGAACATAATTCCTCCCTTACTGCTGCAGCTAAGGCTATAGAAGCCTCAGCTTCCCAATGCCAGAAAGCCTCCCTTGATGTTGAGGTTTCCACCAAGGAGTGCAaagaagcgaccgcaaaagtcgataaactaatttctgagGCTCACTTATTTTTAGATTCTTTGCAGGTGGCTGCTCAAAAGAATTCTCAAACTGTGAATGCTTCGGTTGATAACCTTCAGTGTTCTCTTCAAGCTGAACGGTCCAACCTTGAAGCTGCACGACAAGCAATCGAAGCTTCCAATGCCACTCTGCATAATAATGTCAATGATGGATTGACCCAACTGAACGCAGAGTTGGCCGTGGAAAATCGTATCATGGATGAGCTTGACAGAAGAACCTCTCAGCTAAAGATGCAGAACCTCAAGCTTCGCACTGCCACAACTGAGCTCAATGATTTGAAATCTGAGAGAGAG GATCCTGCTAAgccttttcagaaaacaaaacctttTGATAAAGAGCTTGAAGAAAAGTTTAAGAAACAAACGGCTGAGCTTGAGTAG